The following are encoded together in the Candidatus Krumholzibacteriota bacterium genome:
- a CDS encoding ABC transporter substrate-binding protein, producing the protein MKRRVGFRKSLQSRSFSLFLLMAILAFLVSHLSFSSGLEGAGGDKALSSSPDRIISLSPSSTEILYALGLEDRLVGVTRFCKFPPGVSEKPKVGGYLDPNYEIIALLKPDMVILLPEQDAAGRYLDQLRIAHMTVDNKTIEDILASIRMIGEICGVDSAAVKLVSSLESRIDSVRTRVLAGARPRIMITIGRDFGSDSLGKIYIAGRKTYYDEIIDIAGGVNACGERMIKYPVISAEGVLAIDPDMIIELLPEKDAAGYTEEEINRPWKGIPNARAVRGKKIYLLTQDYTQIPGPRFIMLLEDIAGIINSE; encoded by the coding sequence GTGAAAAGGCGCGTCGGTTTCCGCAAGTCGCTTCAAAGCCGATCCTTCTCTCTTTTCCTGCTGATGGCCATCCTGGCATTCCTCGTATCGCATCTTTCCTTCTCCAGTGGGCTGGAAGGCGCTGGAGGTGATAAAGCGCTGAGCTCCTCTCCCGATAGGATCATATCCCTTTCGCCAAGCAGTACGGAGATACTATACGCTCTTGGGCTTGAGGATAGACTGGTCGGCGTGACAAGGTTCTGCAAGTTTCCACCCGGCGTTTCGGAAAAACCCAAGGTCGGGGGTTATCTTGATCCCAATTACGAGATAATAGCGTTGCTGAAACCTGACATGGTGATCCTTCTGCCGGAGCAGGATGCTGCCGGAAGGTATCTTGATCAACTGAGGATCGCTCATATGACTGTAGATAACAAGACGATAGAGGATATCCTTGCATCAATCAGGATGATAGGAGAAATATGCGGGGTGGATAGTGCCGCCGTGAAACTGGTCTCATCCCTCGAATCACGGATAGATTCCGTCCGGACCAGGGTCCTAGCCGGGGCCAGGCCGAGAATAATGATAACGATAGGAAGGGATTTTGGATCTGATTCTCTCGGAAAGATCTATATAGCGGGAAGAAAGACATATTACGACGAGATCATAGATATCGCCGGGGGCGTGAATGCCTGCGGGGAGAGGATGATAAAGTACCCGGTCATCTCAGCCGAGGGTGTCCTCGCGATAGATCCCGACATGATCATCGAACTTCTTCCTGAAAAAGATGCGGCAGGTTATACTGAGGAAGAGATAAACAGGCCATGGAAAGGGATCCCGAATGCCAGGGCGGTAAGGGGAAAGAAAATATATCTACTGACGCAGGATTATACCCAGATTCCGGGACCGAGATTCATAATGCTTCTCGAGGATATAGCCGGAATAATCAATTCGGAGTGA
- a CDS encoding ABC transporter ATP-binding protein, giving the protein MRGIDIRIDRLSCRLGGKEILSSMTFEVPAGKHLSIIGPNGAGKTTLLKCIMRILPISNGSIEIRGRKIGEYSQKKLARDIGYVPQNAGRSIPFTVEELVLMGRYPYLSPFSSVTPEDRDAARSALDMTGTLALSDRGFDSLSGGEQQLVLIASVLAQGSGIILLDEPATFLDPKHAEEVYRILRRIREEMNATILSVTHDINSSLMVSDAILAIKDGKRAYYGKTGDLTAAGVLDEVFDKKFLYSDHPVSGTRIIMPDVIR; this is encoded by the coding sequence ATGCGAGGAATAGATATAAGAATCGATCGACTGTCATGCCGGCTCGGCGGGAAGGAGATCCTTTCGTCGATGACATTTGAAGTCCCCGCCGGGAAGCATCTTTCAATAATCGGCCCAAATGGCGCCGGGAAAACGACTCTTCTGAAATGCATCATGCGGATCCTTCCGATCTCGAACGGATCGATTGAGATCAGAGGCCGGAAGATCGGCGAGTACAGTCAGAAGAAGCTTGCGAGGGATATCGGGTATGTCCCCCAGAACGCCGGCAGATCGATACCATTTACAGTAGAAGAACTCGTTTTGATGGGGCGATATCCATATCTCAGTCCTTTCTCATCTGTTACTCCGGAAGACCGTGACGCGGCGCGTTCAGCGCTTGATATGACCGGGACACTGGCCCTTTCGGACCGCGGGTTTGACAGTCTCAGCGGGGGTGAGCAGCAGCTCGTCCTGATCGCGTCGGTCCTCGCCCAGGGATCGGGAATAATACTTCTCGACGAACCGGCGACATTCCTCGATCCGAAACACGCGGAAGAAGTGTACAGGATACTTCGCAGGATCAGGGAAGAGATGAACGCGACGATACTCTCCGTCACGCACGATATAAACAGTTCACTTATGGTCTCGGACGCGATCCTGGCCATAAAGGATGGGAAACGCGCATATTACGGAAAAACTGGAGATCTCACTGCCGCTGGCGTCCTTGACGAAGTATTCGACAAGAAATTCCTCTATTCAGATCATCCCGTCTCCGGGACGAGAATAATAATGCCGGATGTGATCAGGTGA
- a CDS encoding iron ABC transporter permease yields MKNKRKLFIAFFFLASFTVIAAAPFFGVEKITPGTVLRPDSDDVKAEIFWKIRVPRVIAAFCAGAALALSGMAFQAIFRNPLATPFTLGVSSGSAFGAAIYIQMGISFSLPGISGQSLFAFMAALVSIGIVYGLTRLKKGFSTATMLISGVAVNFFFSSLILFIQYISDFDNSFRIIRWLMGGFEIVGYSPVLTILPFIAIGTIMILLKINELNLITAGDDLAAGKGVDIKRTRTVIFLAASLMIGSIVSIFGVIGFVGMMVPHICRLIAGYNHRNLAPASLVFGGTFLVICDTLSRTVIAPAEIPVGVITALLGGPFFIYLLLSGFSVEGRR; encoded by the coding sequence ATGAAGAATAAAAGAAAATTGTTCATAGCCTTCTTCTTTCTGGCTTCCTTTACAGTGATAGCGGCGGCCCCGTTTTTCGGAGTTGAAAAGATCACACCTGGAACTGTACTGAGACCGGACAGTGACGATGTAAAGGCGGAGATATTCTGGAAGATAAGGGTTCCGAGGGTAATAGCGGCTTTTTGCGCCGGGGCGGCACTCGCGCTGAGTGGGATGGCATTTCAGGCGATATTCAGAAATCCTCTGGCAACCCCGTTCACCCTGGGAGTATCGAGCGGATCGGCGTTCGGAGCGGCCATCTACATTCAGATGGGGATTTCTTTCTCGCTTCCGGGAATATCCGGTCAGTCGCTCTTCGCCTTTATGGCCGCGCTTGTATCGATAGGTATAGTCTACGGGCTTACAAGGTTGAAAAAAGGATTCTCCACAGCCACGATGTTGATATCCGGAGTGGCAGTAAATTTCTTCTTCTCGAGCCTGATCCTCTTTATACAGTATATAAGTGATTTCGATAATTCCTTCAGGATAATCAGGTGGCTTATGGGTGGTTTCGAGATCGTCGGGTACTCACCGGTATTGACTATCCTGCCTTTTATAGCGATCGGGACGATCATGATCCTTCTGAAGATAAATGAGCTGAACCTGATAACCGCCGGGGATGATCTTGCCGCCGGCAAGGGCGTCGACATAAAGAGAACGAGGACTGTAATATTTCTCGCGGCAAGCCTGATGATCGGCAGCATAGTATCGATATTCGGCGTGATAGGGTTTGTCGGGATGATGGTACCGCACATATGCAGGTTGATAGCCGGGTATAATCACAGGAATCTCGCTCCGGCAAGCCTCGTCTTCGGAGGGACTTTCCTGGTTATCTGCGACACGCTTTCACGGACGGTGATCGCTCCGGCTGAGATACCGGTCGGAGTGATAACGGCCCTTCTGGGAGGACCGTTTTTCATATACCTGCTGCTGAGCGGATTTTCGGTGGAGGGACGCCGATGA
- a CDS encoding glycyl-radical enzyme activating protein: MKGSIFDLKKFAIHDGPGIRTTVFFSGCPLRCWWCHNPESFIDDRQRRPGEVVSRISLCRYEGSERVTGNDVPVEAVIREIMKDEVFYRHSGGGVTISGGEPLFQPDFLVELLKACGDEEIHIALDTSGYAERKDIERLGGLVDLYLFDIKFIDEKEHIKYTGVSNRLILDNLQYLESSGADIEIRIPLIPGITDTARNIEDIISFLMNRDALHKVSLLPYNKMCEDKFRRMRMKYRPGPVSPHSPQDIAEITEKFTSAGLEVGIGG, encoded by the coding sequence ATGAAAGGGAGTATCTTCGACCTGAAAAAATTCGCGATACACGACGGCCCCGGTATTAGGACTACGGTCTTTTTCAGTGGATGTCCACTGAGATGCTGGTGGTGCCACAATCCCGAATCATTTATCGATGATCGGCAGCGACGCCCCGGCGAGGTAGTATCGAGAATATCGTTATGCCGCTATGAAGGATCGGAAAGAGTCACCGGCAATGATGTTCCCGTAGAGGCTGTGATAAGAGAGATAATGAAGGACGAGGTGTTTTACAGGCATTCGGGTGGGGGCGTGACGATATCGGGAGGAGAACCTCTCTTTCAACCTGATTTTCTCGTAGAACTTTTGAAAGCGTGCGGGGATGAAGAGATCCATATCGCTCTCGATACATCCGGATACGCCGAAAGAAAAGATATTGAAAGGCTCGGCGGCCTGGTCGATCTTTATCTTTTCGATATCAAGTTCATCGATGAGAAGGAACATATCAAATATACAGGAGTTTCGAACAGGCTGATACTTGATAACCTTCAATACCTTGAGAGCAGCGGGGCTGATATAGAGATAAGAATACCGTTGATACCAGGGATAACCGATACGGCGCGCAACATCGAAGATATCATCTCATTTCTAATGAATAGAGATGCTCTTCACAAGGTATCACTTCTTCCGTATAATAAGATGTGCGAGGATAAATTCAGGCGGATGAGGATGAAGTACCGTCCCGGTCCTGTTTCGCCGCATTCTCCGCAAGATATCGCGGAGATAACGGAAAAATTCACGAGCGCCGGTCTCGAGGTCGGCATCGGAGGATGA
- a CDS encoding glycyl radical protein, with amino-acid sequence MNKRIERLRKQSLEAAAEISMERALLLTEFYRDKTEKDLSVPVSRAKALRHILENKALCVNPGELIVGERGPRPKATSTYPEICAHSLLDLDILDKREKVSFKVSAESRKIHEGEIIPFWAGRSIRDIIFRKVSPEWLDAYEAGIFTEFQEQRAPGHTVLDGKIYTKGFIDFKKEIDESILRISEKSSPVSRARVEELKGMAIAADALIGYARRYAALLDEMAEVEKDSRRRDELIEMAGVCRRVPALAPETFHEALQYYWFVHIGIITELNTWDSFNPGRLDQQLLPFYSEGISEGTLTKEKAKELLQSFWIKFNNQPAPPKVGVTAQESNTYTDFCLINLGGVTGNGEDGVNELTYLILDVIEEMRLLQPGTMVQISRKNPDKYLDRALKIVKTGFGQPSVFNTEAIIAEMLRQGKSIEDARAGGASGCVETGAFGKESYILTGYFNLPKILELTLHRGTDPVTGKSIGIDTGDPAGFGDFEEFYGAFERQLKYFIDIKIAGNLIIESIWAETLPAPLMSLLIDDCVKRGMDYNEGGARYNSSYIQGVGLGTVSDAMAAVKYHIFDLADLSFDELIDALDRDFDGKEKLRKILVDETPKYGNDDDYPDLIMVRIFESFFDSVDGIENAKGGYFRVDMLPTTCHVYFGSKTGALPDGRKAGVPLSEGISPVQGADRKGPTAVLKSASKFDHLKTGGTLLNQKFSPQVFSEGKGIEKVRQLIRAYFSMNGHHIQFNVVSADILRRAQDDPESHKDLIVRVAGYSDYFVDLGTDLQNEIIRRTEHEAG; translated from the coding sequence TTGAACAAGAGGATTGAAAGGTTGAGAAAACAGAGTCTTGAGGCCGCCGCGGAGATATCGATGGAACGGGCTCTTCTCCTGACCGAGTTTTACCGTGACAAGACCGAAAAAGACCTGTCGGTCCCGGTATCGAGGGCGAAAGCTCTCCGGCATATCCTCGAGAATAAAGCTCTCTGCGTAAATCCCGGAGAACTTATCGTCGGAGAAAGAGGTCCCCGTCCGAAAGCCACATCGACTTATCCCGAGATCTGCGCACATTCCCTTCTTGATCTCGACATACTCGACAAAAGGGAAAAGGTCTCTTTTAAAGTCAGCGCGGAGTCGAGGAAGATCCATGAGGGTGAGATAATCCCATTCTGGGCAGGTAGAAGTATCAGGGATATCATTTTCAGGAAAGTATCGCCAGAGTGGCTTGACGCGTACGAGGCGGGGATCTTTACTGAATTTCAGGAGCAGAGGGCCCCGGGACACACTGTGCTCGACGGCAAGATATACACGAAGGGTTTCATTGATTTCAAAAAAGAGATCGATGAAAGCATTTTAAGAATATCGGAAAAATCGTCCCCCGTGAGTCGGGCGAGGGTAGAGGAATTGAAAGGGATGGCTATCGCTGCCGATGCTCTCATCGGCTACGCGCGAAGGTACGCCGCTCTACTCGATGAGATGGCTGAAGTGGAGAAGGACAGCAGAAGAAGGGATGAACTGATCGAGATGGCTGGTGTCTGCAGGAGAGTCCCGGCCCTGGCCCCGGAGACATTCCATGAAGCTTTGCAGTACTACTGGTTCGTCCATATAGGGATAATAACCGAATTGAATACGTGGGATTCCTTCAATCCCGGAAGGCTTGACCAGCAGCTGTTACCATTTTATTCAGAAGGAATATCTGAAGGGACCCTGACGAAGGAAAAGGCAAAGGAACTCCTGCAGTCGTTCTGGATTAAATTCAACAACCAGCCAGCACCGCCGAAAGTAGGCGTCACCGCGCAGGAAAGCAACACGTATACCGATTTTTGCCTTATTAACCTCGGCGGAGTGACCGGGAACGGGGAGGACGGGGTCAACGAACTGACCTATCTTATTCTCGACGTCATCGAGGAGATGCGGCTTCTTCAACCGGGAACGATGGTTCAGATCAGCCGTAAGAACCCGGACAAGTACCTTGACAGAGCACTTAAGATCGTGAAGACCGGATTCGGTCAGCCATCGGTATTCAATACCGAAGCGATAATCGCCGAGATGCTCAGGCAGGGGAAATCGATCGAAGACGCCAGGGCCGGCGGAGCGAGCGGGTGCGTCGAGACGGGAGCATTCGGAAAGGAAAGTTATATTCTTACCGGATATTTCAACCTCCCGAAGATCCTCGAGTTGACGCTTCACCGAGGTACTGATCCGGTCACGGGAAAATCGATTGGTATCGATACCGGTGACCCCGCCGGATTCGGAGACTTCGAGGAGTTCTACGGCGCATTTGAACGTCAGCTCAAATATTTTATCGACATAAAGATCGCGGGAAATCTGATCATCGAATCGATATGGGCGGAGACTCTTCCCGCGCCGCTGATGTCGCTTCTGATAGACGATTGCGTCAAGAGGGGGATGGATTATAACGAAGGAGGAGCGAGGTACAATTCGTCGTATATCCAGGGTGTCGGGCTTGGAACAGTGAGTGACGCGATGGCGGCGGTAAAATACCACATTTTCGATCTGGCGGATCTTTCTTTCGATGAGTTGATAGATGCTCTCGACCGGGATTTCGATGGAAAGGAAAAGCTCAGGAAGATCCTTGTCGACGAGACTCCAAAATACGGGAACGACGATGATTATCCCGACCTGATAATGGTAAGGATATTCGAAAGCTTCTTCGATTCCGTCGATGGCATCGAGAACGCCAAGGGGGGGTATTTCCGCGTGGATATGCTTCCGACCACCTGCCACGTCTATTTTGGAAGCAAGACAGGCGCGCTGCCTGATGGAAGGAAGGCAGGCGTTCCTCTTTCAGAGGGGATATCACCCGTCCAGGGAGCGGACAGGAAAGGCCCGACGGCGGTGCTTAAATCCGCCTCGAAATTCGATCATCTCAAGACCGGCGGTACTCTTCTCAATCAGAAGTTCTCTCCACAGGTATTTTCTGAGGGGAAGGGCATCGAGAAGGTACGTCAGTTGATCAGGGCGTATTTCAGTATGAACGGACACCATATTCAGTTTAACGTCGTCAGTGCTGATATTCTGAGAAGAGCACAGGATGATCCTGAGAGCCACAAGGATCTGATTGTAAGGGTCGCCGGGTACAGCGATTACTTCGTAGATCTAGGGACTGATCTACAGAACGAGATAATAAGACGCACGGAACATGAAGCGGGATGA